In Pyrodictium occultum, the genomic window ATAGTAGCTGCGGGCAATGTGTTTGACGTGCTTGAGTCTGCGGTTATAGCTGCAAGAGCTATGAGAGGTAATTTGGAGAAGTTTTGTTACCCAAGGAAACCCTATGACGTCCTTGTGCATCAGATTGCGGGGATGCTCGTAGAGCTGGGCGAGACAAGCATAAACACCATATATAATGTTGTGTCCGCTAGCGGCTATTATAGGGAGCTCAGCCTTGACGAGCTCCGTCAAGTGTTAAGCTACATGGAGGCTGCAGGTCTCGCAAGGGTTAGAGGGCATAGGGTCAGACTCGGCCCCGCCACGAAGAGCTACTACTTCACGGTCACAATGATACCGGATACCAAACAGTACAATGTATACGAGGTGGGCACTGGCAGGAAGATCGGTGTGCTCGACGAAGAGTTTGTAGCAACCCTAGAGCCTGGCTCGAAGTTCGTCCTGGGCGGGCAGACCTGGGAGGTGGTAAATGTAGAGGAGGCTGGAGTAAGAGTTAGGCAGACGAAGGAGGAAAGGCTGATCCCGCCTGCATGGGAGGGCGACCTAATCCCGGTAGAGTATAGCGTCGCACGTGAGATAGGTAGCGTGCTACGGCGCTACGAGAGGCTGGGAAGCAGTGTACTAGGCCTATACCCGCTTGACCCTAATGCTAGGCGTCTTGTCGACGAAACGCTGTCTAGGCACATTTCGAGAGGGCTGCCGCTGCCGAGCGACAGAAGGGTGGTAATAGAGCATTATGGAGACACCTTCATAATCTATAGTATGCTTGGGAGCAGGGGGAACAAGGCACTGGAGTACGTTATATCAGCCTATATATCGGAGATTAAGGGCTACTCCCCAGTAACTGCAAGCACACCCTACATTGTCGCAGTCCGGCTTGCATCCCGCGAGCACGCCGGCTTTATGGAGAAGGTGCTTCGTAGCATAGCCAGCCTGCCCCGGGACGAGGTGGAGAAGCTCCTGCATAAGGCGGTTCTGGGCAGCAGGCTATTCCAGTGGATTATGCTGCACGTTGCTGTGAGAAGCGGTGCCGTGCGGAGAAGTAGGGACATAGACATCAAGCGGGTTAAGTCGGTTATACAGAAGCTCAGGGACACCCTGCTAGGTATAGAGGCGTATCGTGAAATAGAGACACGGAAAATAGACTCCAGGATACTCTTAAAGTTTCTCGAGGATCTTAGAAGGGGCCGGATAGAGCTAGCCGTAGTGAGCCTTAGGACACCTTCTCCTCTCGCAGAGCATGCTTTAGCCGAGGCCAGGCTTGGAGACCGTGTAGTATCGAATAGCATACCCTCAACAGTGCTTGTCGAAGCCGTTAAGCGTAGGATAGAGTCAAAGGAGATCCTGCTACTCTGCCTAATGTGCGGTAATGTTTGGAGAAGGCAGCTAAAGCACCTGGAGAATGAGGTGAAATGTCCTCGCTGTGCCGCCCGCCTCGTGTACCCAGCCCTCTCCCAGGACCGCATAAACATGGCTAGGAGGCTTCTTGAAAAGAGGAGGAGAGGATCTCGCCTCTCCCCCCAGGAGAAGAAGGCGTTGAACGAGGTCATGGAGTCTGCCAATCTAGTACTTAGCTATGGCAAAAAGGCGGTGGAAGCGCTTGTGTCAACGGGTATAGGGGCCCAGACTGCTAGACGGGTGCTCCAGAAGCTAGTGTTTGGCGAGGATGCATTCTACCGTGCCATAGTAGAGGCGGAGGCGAACTATCACCGGTATAAGCATCGGCTCGAGAAAGGCTCGAGAAAAGGCAGGGCTAGCGGCGCCATGTAATACTTGCGGCCGCCCCCGGCTCAATACGCTTCCTAAAGGCGGGGCATGTGTAGGGGCGCATGAACAACATAGTGGAGTTTATCAACACACTTACAATAAAAGTGATAAGTATAGCATGGGGCCTCTTTCTGCTGACATGGAGCATAGGCTGGCTCCTCAGGGGAGCGCCGATACCCCTCCTAAGAGTCAAGAGGGTAGGTCAAGACTTCGTGGAGGACGCTGTTTGGGCGGCCTTCTGGCTAGCCCTGGGTTCCTCAATATTCGCCCTCGTATCCCACATAGTGAGCTCTATCGCGTCACCTCCCCCAGTACCCTTCAACGCCACCGCCGGCTAAGAGGGACCCTCCTTTGATACTGACGGGCTACTT contains:
- a CDS encoding DEAD/DEAH box helicase — protein: MTRRSDGRIRGAFRLLHPVLQKVLARYGYIRLTEIQEKVIPEVLRGNHVLAIAPTGSGKTEAALFPVFSSLIGARPGSVYAVYITPLRSLNRDIFKRMKSIAAAIGLELVVRHGDSTASEKKRFLENPPHIMVTTPESFYFLLSVDRFRQSIRGLKYIIVDEAHELVSDKRGAELSLAIERVARLYARSRLQIIGLSATVSDPFTIARLLAGDRYVRIVEADGAKRYHVTVTAPPASTSGDPQRELASRIAIIKRIIEGTGGNVLVFTNTRDTAEVLGALLKQALGENAVEVHHGSLSRERRVDVEQRLRSGEVKAVVATSSLELGIDVGAVSRVIQYMSPRQVVKLVQRVGRAGHRVSDVSRGVIVAAGNVFDVLESAVIAARAMRGNLEKFCYPRKPYDVLVHQIAGMLVELGETSINTIYNVVSASGYYRELSLDELRQVLSYMEAAGLARVRGHRVRLGPATKSYYFTVTMIPDTKQYNVYEVGTGRKIGVLDEEFVATLEPGSKFVLGGQTWEVVNVEEAGVRVRQTKEERLIPPAWEGDLIPVEYSVAREIGSVLRRYERLGSSVLGLYPLDPNARRLVDETLSRHISRGLPLPSDRRVVIEHYGDTFIIYSMLGSRGNKALEYVISAYISEIKGYSPVTASTPYIVAVRLASREHAGFMEKVLRSIASLPRDEVEKLLHKAVLGSRLFQWIMLHVAVRSGAVRRSRDIDIKRVKSVIQKLRDTLLGIEAYREIETRKIDSRILLKFLEDLRRGRIELAVVSLRTPSPLAEHALAEARLGDRVVSNSIPSTVLVEAVKRRIESKEILLLCLMCGNVWRRQLKHLENEVKCPRCAARLVYPALSQDRINMARRLLEKRRRGSRLSPQEKKALNEVMESANLVLSYGKKAVEALVSTGIGAQTARRVLQKLVFGEDAFYRAIVEAEANYHRYKHRLEKGSRKGRASGAM
- the cedA1 gene encoding DNA import protein CedA1, whose product is MNNIVEFINTLTIKVISIAWGLFLLTWSIGWLLRGAPIPLLRVKRVGQDFVEDAVWAAFWLALGSSIFALVSHIVSSIASPPPVPFNATAG